Proteins encoded in a region of the Chryseobacterium piperi genome:
- a CDS encoding helix-turn-helix domain-containing protein, with translation MKYENFEENDTNAFPYVQSYVSKAKDEKDYEKLVQGYKDGVFYSSSNERKLAYADSMIEAAKLSENKDLVSSAYIEKGVIYYYHYKRYQAALNEYLLAYEYSKDTKNDFLRFQNLYHIGVVKSYLGYYEEASDLFKQCIAYYLPKAKSNLHPNEIYNNKKGYLNSLRQLIVCYQNLGKIKEADSAIQKGLEETRDNADYAQEKGYFLLSKGISDYKKNEFQLAADFLERSIEPIKKSGDFAWLSVNYFYIGKSYLGLKNDKESINYFRKVDSIFQKHQFILPELRGNYEILINHFKQRDDEKQQLYYTSQLLKADSVIAKDFVYLSPRIHKEYDTKTLLEEKKELEKANSWGTFIIVGLIILAIALTILLIVRYRKEKDIQKKYLLLEERFAVQHSLTAEKPFPIVEEKKSGLDEGKVEELLRKLKSFEDKKEFIQKGLTINKLASQLGTNSNYLSQVINDCKGMNFNKYLSELRINYITVLLFENKEYLKYRIETLAKECGIASRQNFSDLFYEINGIRPTDFVRKRKQELDSKNNFSGLNPA, from the coding sequence ATGAAATACGAAAATTTTGAAGAAAATGATACCAATGCATTTCCTTATGTTCAATCGTATGTTAGTAAAGCTAAAGATGAGAAGGACTACGAGAAGTTGGTTCAGGGATATAAGGATGGGGTCTTTTATTCATCATCAAATGAAAGAAAGCTGGCTTATGCGGATAGCATGATAGAAGCTGCAAAATTATCTGAAAATAAAGATTTAGTAAGCAGTGCATATATTGAAAAGGGCGTTATTTATTATTATCATTATAAAAGATACCAGGCCGCACTTAATGAATATCTTTTGGCGTATGAGTATTCAAAAGACACTAAAAATGATTTTTTGAGATTCCAGAATTTATATCATATAGGGGTTGTAAAAAGTTATTTGGGATATTACGAAGAGGCATCTGATCTTTTTAAGCAGTGTATCGCTTACTACCTTCCTAAAGCAAAATCGAATCTTCATCCTAATGAGATTTACAATAATAAAAAAGGATATCTCAATAGCTTAAGACAGTTGATTGTCTGCTATCAGAATTTAGGAAAGATAAAAGAAGCAGATTCTGCCATACAAAAAGGGCTTGAGGAAACAAGGGATAATGCTGATTACGCTCAGGAAAAAGGATATTTCCTTCTATCCAAAGGGATTTCAGATTATAAAAAAAATGAATTTCAATTAGCGGCCGATTTTTTGGAACGTTCAATAGAGCCTATTAAAAAAAGCGGGGATTTTGCCTGGCTTTCCGTGAACTATTTTTATATAGGCAAAAGTTATCTTGGCCTGAAAAATGATAAAGAATCAATTAATTATTTTAGAAAGGTAGATTCAATCTTTCAAAAGCATCAATTTATCCTTCCTGAACTAAGGGGGAATTATGAAATTTTAATCAATCATTTTAAACAGAGAGATGATGAAAAGCAACAATTATATTATACAAGCCAGCTATTAAAAGCAGATAGTGTCATCGCAAAAGATTTTGTCTACCTGTCGCCGAGAATTCATAAAGAATATGATACTAAGACTTTATTAGAAGAAAAAAAAGAATTAGAAAAAGCAAATTCCTGGGGAACCTTTATTATCGTGGGGTTAATTATATTGGCAATAGCGTTAACTATTCTGTTAATTGTAAGGTACAGAAAAGAAAAAGATATCCAGAAGAAGTACCTGTTGCTGGAAGAAAGATTTGCAGTACAACACAGCTTAACGGCTGAAAAGCCTTTCCCAATTGTAGAAGAAAAAAAATCTGGACTGGACGAAGGAAAAGTAGAAGAATTGCTGAGAAAATTAAAATCATTTGAAGATAAAAAAGAATTTATCCAAAAAGGGCTTACCATTAATAAGTTGGCCAGCCAGTTGGGAACCAATTCCAATTACCTTTCTCAGGTCATTAATGATTGTAAAGGGATGAATTTTAATAAATATCTCAGTGAATTGAGAATCAATTATATCACTGTGTTGCTATTCGAAAATAAAGAATATCTTAAATACAGGATTGAAACATTGGCTAAGGAATGCGGAATTGCTTCAAGACAAAATTTTTCAGATTTGTTTTACGAAATTAATGGTATACGCCCAACTGATTTTGTAAGAAAAAGAAAACAGGAACTGGATAGTAAGAATAATTTTTCAGGATTAAACCCGGCATAA
- a CDS encoding TolC family protein, protein MNMMANLKIKPIITAIVVSLVLASCKAPMATVIKDEVKESVPQNFGENEAQDANTNSGTTPWRQFFTDPNLVSLIEIALKNNQELMITLQEIEIAKSGVLYKKGKLSPIVAAKLGAGVNKAGRYTSEGAGDATTQIEPGREMPDPLGNFEGGLMANWEIDIWKKLRTEKESAVAHYLSTVEGKNFVLSNLIEEVADSYYELLSIDNQLDIIQQYIKLQEKALEISKIQKQAAATTELAVKKFEAELAKSKATEYTIRQQITEKENGINALLGRFPQSIVRTKESFMSTIPQTVYTGIPSQLLANRPDIKQAELELKSAKLDVEAARKEFYPSLEISATLGLEAFKPSYLVKMPESIAYNMAGELAGPLINKTAIKANFQTADAKQIQALYEYDKTILNAYLDVANLMSKVKNIDQYYQLKSQETKALDESIDIANQLFRNSRADYLEVLLNQRDALDAKMELVEAKQKQLSTVVDIYKSLGGGWK, encoded by the coding sequence ATGAACATGATGGCAAATTTGAAGATTAAACCAATTATTACAGCTATTGTCGTATCGCTTGTTCTGGCAAGCTGCAAAGCACCAATGGCTACTGTTATAAAAGACGAGGTAAAAGAAAGTGTACCTCAAAATTTTGGAGAAAATGAAGCGCAGGATGCTAATACCAATAGTGGAACAACGCCGTGGCGACAATTTTTTACTGATCCTAACCTTGTAAGTTTAATTGAGATTGCTCTGAAAAATAATCAGGAGCTGATGATTACTCTACAAGAAATTGAAATTGCAAAAAGTGGAGTTCTGTATAAAAAAGGAAAGTTAAGCCCAATTGTTGCAGCAAAATTAGGAGCCGGTGTGAATAAAGCCGGCCGTTACACCAGTGAAGGGGCTGGTGATGCCACTACACAGATCGAACCCGGAAGAGAGATGCCTGACCCACTTGGGAATTTTGAAGGCGGATTAATGGCTAACTGGGAGATTGATATCTGGAAAAAACTAAGAACGGAAAAAGAGTCTGCAGTCGCTCATTATCTTTCGACAGTAGAAGGAAAAAACTTTGTTCTTTCTAACCTTATTGAAGAAGTAGCGGATAGTTATTATGAATTGTTGTCCATTGATAATCAATTGGATATTATTCAGCAATATATTAAGCTGCAGGAGAAAGCATTGGAAATATCTAAAATACAAAAGCAGGCAGCGGCAACTACGGAATTAGCCGTGAAGAAGTTCGAAGCAGAATTGGCTAAATCTAAAGCGACAGAATATACCATCCGTCAGCAGATTACTGAAAAAGAAAACGGAATCAACGCATTATTAGGAAGGTTCCCGCAGTCGATTGTAAGAACGAAAGAAAGCTTTATGTCAACGATTCCACAGACTGTGTATACTGGAATTCCTTCACAATTACTGGCTAATCGTCCGGATATTAAACAGGCTGAATTGGAATTGAAGTCTGCAAAGCTAGATGTTGAGGCCGCGAGAAAGGAATTTTATCCTTCTCTGGAAATTTCAGCAACATTAGGCTTAGAAGCATTTAAACCTTCCTATTTGGTAAAAATGCCTGAGTCTATTGCTTATAATATGGCAGGAGAATTGGCTGGGCCGCTTATTAATAAAACAGCTATTAAAGCTAATTTTCAGACGGCGGATGCTAAACAGATCCAGGCATTATATGAATATGATAAAACAATTTTGAATGCCTATCTGGATGTTGCCAATCTGATGTCAAAAGTGAAAAATATAGATCAGTATTATCAGCTAAAATCGCAGGAAACAAAAGCACTGGATGAATCTATTGATATTGCTAATCAATTATTTAGAAATTCAAGAGCAGATTATCTTGAGGTACTTTTAAATCAAAGAGATGCTTTAGATGCCAAGATGGAATTGGTGGAAGCTAAACAAAAACAACTGAGTACGGTTGTTGATATTTATAAGAGCTTAGGCGGAGGCTGGAAGTGA
- a CDS encoding efflux RND transporter permease subunit, protein MFKKFIRRPVLSIVISLIIVFLGVLSLVKLPVTQFPSISPPKVNITAEYPGANNELLIKSVVIPLERGLNGVPGMKYMTSDAGNDGEASIQVVFDLGTDPNVAAVNVQNRVSSVVNKLPPLVVREGVKITREEPNMLMYINLYSDDPKADQKFLFNYADINVMSELRRVSGVGFADILGTREYAMRIWLKPDRLTAYNISADEVMEALNQQSLEASPGKTGESSGKRSQSFEYILKYPGRFNNEKDYGNIILKAKSAGEFVRLKDVADIEFGSSMYDIYSTLNGKPSAAITVKQSYGSNASDVIKNVKTLMDDLQKNTFPKGMHYDISYDVSRFLDASIEKVVHTLFEAFILVAIVVFLFLGDWRSTLIPALAVPVSLVGTFFVMSAFGITLNMISLFALVMAIGVVVDDAIVVIEAVHAKMEEKNLSPLKATEEAMHEISGAIIAITLVMASVFIPIAFMSGPVGVFYRQFSITMASAIILSGVVALTLTPALCALILKNNHGKAKKKTPVTLFLDKFNALFTKGAGKYEKLLNKTVTKKMITLPLLLAFCLCTFFLSNSLPSGFIPSEDQGMIYAIIQTPPGSTLERTNQIAKELLRESEGIDGVQSVSSLAGYEILTEGTGSNSGTCLINLKSWEDRKESAAEIIEKLEEKAKNIPGANIEFFQPPSIPGYGAAGGFELRLLDKAGSGDYHKMEQVSNDFVRELKKRPELGSAFTFYSASFPQYMLKVDNDLAEQKGVTIESAMDNLSTLIGSNYETSFIRFDRPYKVIVQAGPQYRALPSDLLKLYVKNDKDQMVPYSDFMRLEKVYGLSEITRHNMYNSAEVSGTPAPGYSSGQAIKAIQEVADKTLPRGFGIDWAGISKDEVSRGNEAVFIFLVCLGFVYLILSAQYESFILPLPVILSLPTGIFGAFLCLKLLGLENNIYAQVAMVMLIGLLGKNAVLIVEFAVQKKAEEGIPVVKAAIEGAAIRFRPILMTSFAFIAGLIPLVMATGPGAVGNRTIGTAAAGGMLIGTIFGLMIIPGLYYIFGTIAEKSRLARYEEENPLTEQTEPYEHDGKFED, encoded by the coding sequence ATGTTTAAGAAATTCATTCGCAGACCTGTTCTGTCTATAGTAATCTCATTGATTATTGTATTTTTAGGAGTTCTGTCACTGGTCAAATTGCCGGTTACTCAATTTCCTTCTATTTCTCCACCTAAAGTAAATATTACTGCAGAATATCCGGGAGCTAATAACGAATTGCTCATAAAATCCGTAGTTATCCCTCTGGAAAGAGGTTTGAACGGGGTTCCGGGTATGAAGTACATGACTTCTGACGCTGGAAATGATGGTGAAGCTTCCATTCAGGTTGTTTTTGATCTGGGGACGGATCCGAATGTTGCAGCGGTTAACGTTCAGAACCGTGTATCTTCTGTAGTTAATAAACTACCTCCTCTGGTAGTTCGTGAAGGAGTTAAAATTACCAGGGAAGAGCCTAATATGTTAATGTACATCAACCTGTACAGTGATGATCCGAAAGCGGATCAGAAGTTCCTTTTCAATTATGCGGATATCAACGTAATGTCTGAATTGAGAAGGGTAAGCGGAGTAGGTTTTGCTGATATTTTAGGAACCCGTGAATATGCTATGCGTATCTGGTTAAAACCTGATCGATTAACAGCTTATAATATTTCAGCAGATGAAGTAATGGAAGCTTTGAATCAGCAGAGTTTGGAAGCTTCTCCGGGCAAAACCGGTGAAAGTTCAGGAAAGCGTTCTCAATCATTTGAATATATTCTGAAATATCCCGGTCGTTTTAATAATGAGAAAGATTACGGAAATATCATTCTGAAAGCGAAATCTGCCGGAGAGTTTGTAAGATTAAAAGATGTGGCGGATATAGAATTTGGAAGTTCGATGTATGATATTTACTCAACATTGAATGGTAAGCCGTCTGCTGCAATTACTGTAAAACAATCTTATGGTTCTAATGCCAGCGATGTAATCAAGAATGTAAAAACATTGATGGATGATCTTCAGAAAAATACATTTCCTAAGGGGATGCATTATGATATCAGCTATGATGTTTCCAGGTTCCTGGATGCATCCATTGAAAAAGTGGTTCACACCTTGTTTGAAGCATTTATTCTGGTAGCTATTGTAGTATTTCTGTTCTTAGGAGACTGGCGTTCTACATTGATTCCTGCTCTGGCAGTTCCGGTTTCATTAGTAGGAACATTTTTCGTCATGTCTGCCTTTGGAATTACGCTAAATATGATTTCTCTTTTTGCCCTCGTTATGGCAATCGGTGTTGTGGTAGATGATGCGATTGTTGTTATTGAGGCTGTTCACGCCAAGATGGAAGAGAAAAATTTATCACCGCTGAAGGCTACAGAAGAAGCGATGCATGAGATTAGTGGTGCGATTATCGCGATCACATTGGTAATGGCGTCCGTATTTATTCCTATTGCATTTATGTCCGGACCTGTTGGGGTTTTTTACCGTCAGTTTTCCATTACGATGGCTTCTGCAATTATTCTTTCAGGGGTAGTAGCGCTTACACTGACTCCGGCATTATGTGCCTTAATATTAAAGAATAACCATGGAAAGGCTAAAAAGAAAACTCCGGTAACCTTGTTTCTGGATAAGTTCAATGCTCTTTTCACTAAAGGGGCGGGTAAATACGAAAAGTTACTGAATAAGACTGTGACTAAGAAGATGATTACATTGCCTTTGTTATTGGCATTTTGTTTATGTACCTTCTTTTTAAGCAACTCTCTTCCTTCAGGATTTATTCCGAGTGAAGATCAGGGAATGATCTATGCAATTATCCAAACGCCACCGGGATCTACCTTAGAAAGGACCAATCAGATTGCAAAAGAACTTTTACGTGAATCTGAAGGGATTGACGGAGTACAATCGGTTTCTTCACTGGCAGGATATGAGATTTTGACAGAAGGAACGGGATCCAATTCAGGAACCTGTCTGATCAATCTTAAGAGTTGGGAAGACCGTAAAGAATCAGCTGCCGAAATTATTGAAAAGCTGGAAGAAAAAGCTAAAAATATTCCGGGAGCGAATATAGAATTTTTTCAACCTCCTTCAATTCCGGGATATGGTGCTGCCGGTGGTTTTGAACTCCGTTTATTGGATAAAGCAGGAAGTGGAGATTATCATAAAATGGAACAGGTAAGTAATGACTTTGTACGGGAACTGAAAAAACGTCCTGAGCTAGGTTCTGCATTTACTTTTTATTCAGCAAGTTTCCCACAATATATGCTAAAAGTAGATAATGATCTGGCAGAGCAAAAAGGAGTTACAATTGAAAGTGCGATGGATAACCTATCGACATTAATCGGTTCAAATTACGAGACCAGCTTTATTCGTTTTGACAGACCTTATAAAGTAATTGTTCAGGCTGGACCACAGTATCGTGCCTTACCAAGTGATTTACTGAAACTGTATGTAAAAAATGATAAGGATCAAATGGTTCCATATTCTGATTTCATGAGACTTGAAAAAGTATATGGTTTATCTGAGATCACAAGGCATAATATGTATAATTCTGCGGAAGTAAGTGGAACGCCTGCACCGGGTTATAGTAGTGGTCAGGCAATCAAGGCTATTCAGGAAGTAGCAGATAAAACGCTTCCAAGAGGATTTGGAATCGACTGGGCAGGGATTTCAAAAGACGAAGTAAGCCGTGGGAACGAAGCTGTATTTATATTTTTGGTATGTCTGGGGTTTGTTTACCTGATTCTTTCTGCACAATATGAAAGTTTCATTCTTCCATTACCGGTTATCCTTTCATTACCAACGGGGATTTTTGGAGCCTTTTTATGTTTAAAACTTCTAGGTCTTGAAAATAACATCTATGCTCAGGTAGCTATGGTAATGTTGATCGGACTTCTAGGGAAAAATGCTGTATTAATTGTAGAATTTGCAGTACAGAAAAAAGCAGAAGAAGGAATTCCGGTAGTGAAAGCCGCGATAGAAGGTGCTGCTATTCGTTTCCGTCCGATTTTGATGACTTCATTTGCATTTATTGCCGGGTTAATTCCATTAGTAATGGCGACGGGACCGGGGGCAGTTGGAAACAGGACCATAGGAACTGCAGCAGCAGGAGGGATGCTGATCGGTACTATTTTCGGGTTGATGATCATTCCGGGACTATACTACATCTTCGGAACGATTGCAGAAAAATCCAGACTGGCGAGATATGAAGAAGAAAATCCCTTAACAGAACAAACTGAACCTTATGAACATGATGGCAAATTTGAAGATTAA
- a CDS encoding efflux RND transporter periplasmic adaptor subunit has translation MKRAASSIALSTLLFFVGCNNKKEEKEEVTTYPVTSPVKMDTVINKEYVTQIQSVKNIEIRAQEKGFLEKIYVDEGQYVHAGQTLFRIMPQLYQAELMKSKAEVEQANIELKNASTLANNNIVSKNEKAMAKAKLDAANAEMRLAQIHLSFTDIKAPFSGIINRIPLKLGSLVDEGDLLTSLSDNTNVYTYFNVSEPEYLNHQTHAADRGSNQVTLIMANGDALPQKGEIQTIEGEFDNETGNIAFRAKFPNPDKLLRNGETGKVRMTLPLRNALIIPQKATYEIQDQKYVFVIDNKGVAKSKNIKVAYELPDLYVIASGLSQGDKILLEGVQKVKDDQKVKVRFQDPRKVIQSLKLKAE, from the coding sequence ATGAAAAGAGCTGCCTCAAGCATAGCGCTAAGCACACTCTTGTTCTTTGTTGGCTGTAACAACAAAAAAGAAGAAAAAGAAGAAGTCACAACGTATCCGGTTACTTCTCCAGTAAAAATGGATACGGTGATCAATAAAGAATATGTTACTCAGATTCAATCGGTAAAAAATATTGAAATTCGGGCTCAGGAAAAAGGTTTTTTGGAAAAGATCTATGTAGATGAAGGCCAATATGTTCATGCAGGACAAACTTTATTCCGCATTATGCCTCAGCTATACCAGGCTGAGCTCATGAAATCTAAAGCGGAAGTAGAACAGGCCAATATTGAATTGAAAAATGCTAGTACATTGGCTAACAATAACATTGTTTCCAAGAATGAAAAAGCAATGGCAAAAGCTAAACTGGATGCTGCGAATGCAGAGATGAGATTAGCGCAGATCCATTTATCATTTACAGATATTAAAGCTCCTTTCTCTGGAATCATTAACAGGATTCCTTTGAAGTTGGGAAGCCTAGTAGATGAAGGAGATTTGCTAACAAGTCTGTCTGATAATACCAATGTGTATACTTATTTTAATGTTTCAGAACCTGAATATCTGAATCACCAGACTCATGCTGCTGACAGAGGAAGTAACCAGGTGACTTTAATTATGGCGAATGGAGATGCTCTTCCTCAAAAAGGAGAAATCCAGACCATTGAAGGGGAATTTGATAATGAAACCGGAAACATTGCTTTTCGGGCTAAATTTCCTAATCCGGATAAACTGTTGAGAAATGGAGAAACCGGAAAAGTAAGAATGACACTGCCACTTAGAAATGCATTAATCATCCCACAAAAAGCAACCTATGAAATTCAGGATCAAAAATATGTATTTGTTATTGATAACAAGGGAGTGGCTAAGTCTAAAAATATAAAAGTAGCTTATGAACTTCCCGACTTATATGTGATTGCATCAGGACTGTCTCAGGGAGATAAAATACTATTGGAAGGAGTTCAGAAGGTAAAAGATGACCAAAAAGTAAAAGTGAGATTCCAGGATCCGAGAAAAGTAATTCAATCATTGAAATTAAAAGCAGAGTAG
- a CDS encoding META domain-containing protein: protein MKNIHTYLLGLSILVLLVCCTTKPVHQATNDITGKTWKLSEINGRPIQLKDPKHNPYFSLNTTDMRYSGNAGCNGVGGTFEIKQDIMRIKFNQGMSTMMACEDLETEQLFTKALLAADNYSVNGNTLTLNKGKMAPLAKFVLQK from the coding sequence ATGAAAAATATACACACCTATTTATTAGGGCTTTCAATCTTGGTACTTCTTGTATGTTGTACAACCAAACCTGTTCACCAGGCTACTAATGATATTACCGGAAAGACCTGGAAGCTTTCAGAAATTAACGGACGTCCCATACAGCTTAAGGATCCTAAACACAATCCTTACTTTTCACTGAATACAACTGACATGAGATATTCCGGAAATGCTGGTTGCAACGGTGTAGGAGGTACCTTTGAGATCAAACAGGACATCATGCGTATAAAATTCAATCAGGGAATGTCTACAATGATGGCTTGTGAAGATCTGGAAACAGAACAACTATTTACAAAGGCCCTACTTGCTGCGGATAATTATTCAGTTAATGGAAATACATTGACACTTAACAAAGGGAAAATGGCCCCATTAGCAAAGTTTGTATTGCAAAAATAA
- a CDS encoding SemiSWEET transporter codes for MNENILGIVAGVLTSVSMIPQLIKVLKEKNVDDISWVMLLVLISGLSLWVWYGIVKDELPIILSNSFAVCMNISLLICYTIYKK; via the coding sequence ATGAATGAAAATATTCTTGGAATTGTTGCAGGTGTACTGACTTCTGTATCTATGATTCCACAGTTGATAAAAGTTTTGAAAGAGAAAAATGTAGATGATATCTCTTGGGTAATGCTCCTGGTACTTATATCAGGTCTATCATTATGGGTATGGTATGGGATTGTTAAGGATGAGCTTCCTATTATTTTATCGAATTCTTTTGCTGTTTGTATGAATATCAGTCTTCTCATTTGCTATACTATTTATAAGAAATAA
- a CDS encoding NAD(P)/FAD-dependent oxidoreductase, which produces MENVDYIIVGDGYASLFFAHQLIKNNKSFLIFSERRRGASQVSAGIINPVVLKKFTTFWLAQDQIDFLKITLEEIKSYTGKNYLIDAPIHRVFHDENEQNLWLKKSDNADLSGFLNKEFQHLEGVTNPFNTGKVNQSARLDVSQFFTDFFHYFQSNSQLISEKFDYSQLNISESVYKDISFKHIIFCEGMGVKDNPYFSDIPVQPNKGHHIRVKLSEPVQENVTIKKKHFLFPLHNGLYFYGGTYDREQLHHHIDDSAVEQLVKGLSEVYPYDFEVSEVNFGFRPTVKDRRPIIGRHSEHHNLYVFNGLGARGILNGCYFSNRLFQFIEESISLPEEVLLTRFK; this is translated from the coding sequence ATGGAAAATGTAGATTATATTATTGTAGGAGATGGATATGCCAGTCTTTTTTTTGCACATCAGTTAATTAAGAATAACAAATCTTTTTTAATATTTTCTGAGAGACGAAGAGGGGCTTCACAGGTGTCGGCGGGAATTATCAATCCGGTAGTTCTTAAAAAGTTTACCACATTCTGGCTTGCGCAGGACCAGATCGATTTTCTGAAAATTACGCTTGAGGAGATAAAATCCTATACCGGTAAGAATTATTTAATTGACGCTCCGATTCATCGTGTTTTTCATGATGAAAATGAGCAGAATCTATGGCTTAAAAAGTCAGATAATGCTGATCTTTCCGGTTTTTTAAATAAAGAATTCCAACATCTGGAAGGGGTTACTAATCCTTTTAATACGGGAAAAGTAAACCAATCGGCGAGACTGGATGTTAGTCAATTTTTCACTGATTTTTTCCATTATTTTCAATCAAATAGTCAGCTAATAAGCGAGAAGTTTGATTACAGCCAATTGAACATATCGGAGTCTGTTTATAAAGACATTTCTTTTAAACATATTATATTTTGTGAAGGAATGGGAGTAAAGGATAATCCCTATTTTTCTGATATTCCTGTACAACCCAATAAAGGACATCATATAAGAGTAAAGCTTTCAGAGCCTGTTCAGGAAAATGTCACCATTAAAAAGAAGCATTTTTTATTCCCTTTACATAATGGGCTTTATTTTTATGGGGGAACTTATGACAGGGAACAACTGCATCATCATATCGATGATTCTGCGGTAGAGCAATTGGTTAAAGGATTATCAGAAGTATATCCTTATGACTTTGAGGTAAGTGAAGTCAATTTTGGATTTAGGCCTACGGTAAAAGATAGAAGGCCTATTATCGGAAGACATTCTGAACATCATAATTTATATGTTTTTAATGGGTTAGGGGCCCGGGGAATTTTAAATGGGTGCTATTTTTCGAACCGTTTATTCCAGTTCATCGAGGAGAGTATTTCTTTACCTGAAGAGGTTTTGTTAACAAGATTTAAGTAA
- the porN gene encoding type IX secretion system ring subunit PorN/GldN: MKKYISTFLVLVSGFAFSQTILNASSPEEFRQMRAENKQKVGDTIIDKTVKPLEYGFVEDKDILKSMFVWEIIDMNDKINQPLYYDNPDGLLATQTRSLYQLLLDAALTGKIEQVYNDENFVDRLSPEGIQKRLESVRVSDAAIDILNSGRQLTDQEKKEYTDIFKTTTDKVKVLKIMGMWFIDKRDGQMKYRPLGIAAMGPDPAVQGRTGPDGQPLAGANELIDLFWIYYPSAREILANNFVYNRKNSSADLSFDDIINARRFSSIIYKSSNGLGDGTIKDYIPRNADEQIEESDRIKAQILEMENDMWNY; the protein is encoded by the coding sequence ATGAAAAAATATATAAGCACTTTTTTAGTATTAGTTTCGGGATTTGCTTTTTCCCAAACTATTCTGAATGCTTCCTCTCCGGAAGAATTCAGACAAATGAGAGCTGAAAATAAACAAAAAGTTGGGGACACGATCATCGATAAAACTGTAAAGCCTTTGGAGTATGGTTTTGTAGAAGATAAAGATATCTTGAAAAGTATGTTCGTTTGGGAGATCATTGATATGAACGACAAGATTAATCAGCCGTTGTATTATGATAATCCGGATGGTTTACTAGCTACTCAGACGAGATCTTTATACCAATTATTATTGGATGCTGCATTGACGGGTAAGATTGAGCAGGTATATAACGATGAAAACTTTGTAGACAGACTTTCTCCTGAAGGAATTCAAAAGAGATTGGAAAGTGTAAGAGTTTCTGATGCTGCTATTGATATCCTGAACTCTGGAAGACAATTAACTGACCAGGAGAAGAAAGAATATACAGATATCTTTAAAACCACAACTGATAAAGTTAAGGTTCTTAAAATTATGGGAATGTGGTTTATTGATAAAAGAGATGGTCAAATGAAGTACAGACCATTAGGTATTGCTGCTATGGGACCTGACCCTGCTGTACAAGGAAGAACAGGACCGGACGGGCAGCCTTTGGCAGGTGCTAATGAGCTTATCGACCTTTTCTGGATCTACTATCCAAGTGCAAGAGAAATATTAGCTAACAATTTTGTGTATAACAGAAAAAACTCTTCTGCTGATTTATCTTTTGATGATATCATTAATGCGAGACGATTCTCGTCTATCATTTACAAATCTTCAAATGGTTTGGGAGATGGTACAATCAAGGATTATATTCCAAGAAATGCTGATGAGCAGATAGAAGAAAGCGATAGAATTAAAGCGCAGATTCTTGAAATGGAAAATGATATGTGGAATTATTAG